A genomic region of bacterium contains the following coding sequences:
- the rpoC gene encoding DNA-directed RNA polymerase subunit beta' has product MYLSNNSLSKDFSTITIGISSPDAILSRSYGEVTKAETINYRSFKPEKDGLFCEKIFGPVKDWECHCGKYKRIRYKGIICDRCGVEVTLKAVRRERMGHISLAVPVVHIWFFKSLPSKIGSLLGLSIKQLEKIIYYENYIVVQPGKSGLKYKDIIPEEELYRVKEELGLDNENLPNTDPNKFIALIGGEAVKELLKRVDVEQICIDLRKVLRDPSTSIQKRSDALRQLRVADAFRLSEGAIENRPEWMVLDVVPVIPPELRPLVPLEGGRFATSDLNDLYRRVIIRNNRLRKLIEIRAPEVILRNEKRMLQESVDSLFDNSRKTAAVRSDSNRPLKSLSDMLKGKQGRFRQNLLGKRVDYSGRSVIVVGPELKLHECGLPKEMAVELFKPFIIRKLVERGYVKTVKSAKRMVDKHGAEVWEILEKIVSDHPVMLNRAPTLHRLGIQAFQPVLVEGRAIQVHPLVCAAFNADFDGDQMAVHIPLSYEAQIEARMLMLSSHNIIQPSSGRPIAIPSQDIVLGNYYLTKAKPGARGEGMRFSSIAEVRQAFDNGVAELHAKIKLRYIKGEGKTATVAYIDTTVGRSLFNEIIPKEMGFVNELMTKKKIEETVSRMHRAAGNLKTVEFLDNLKMLGFMTATRAGVSIGIEDVLTPPNKEGVLKQASSQVEKVQKTYRMGLMTDGERYNKIIDIWTHASNDVAASMYESTQTDRGGFNPIFMMMDSGARGSRDQIKQLGGMRGLMSKPQKSMTGQVGEIIENPITASFKEGLSVWEYFISTHGARKGLADTALKTADAGYLTRRLVDVAQDVIITEDDCGTILGVKTMAIKEGEEIKESLGERCLGRVAADDVIDPSTGKVAIEAGELIDEAKAEMLNNSAIEMVEIRSVLTCESKRGVCAKCYGRNLATGNVVNMGEAVGVMAAQSIGEPGTQLTLRTFHIGGVAARVGELPQALSKSDGKVVFAPGMKMLERQTDGIVISLSRNGRIELLDEDRLVYAYKVPYGAELSVHDGQKVKKDDLIMTWDPYNTPIISEHDGIVHYEGLKEGVTCREEADEATGMKHLVVIESRDKKMTPSVVIKKGREVLETHILPTRAYLVIKDGEEVHAGEAVAKIPREMAKTKDITGGLPRVQELFEARRPKDSSAVAEIDGTVKIGKISRGYREIMIEGKDGESKSYKIPFGKHLIVHEGDYVIAGEQMSDGSVAPHDILRIKGPAEVQRYLVNEIQEVYRTQGVKINDKHIEVIVRQMLQRVRIQDPGDTYFLQDDQVDRLRFNEENQGIRDKVVVSDKGDSNLKEGQLISRIEIEKICKKLEKKRPPQYREAQPATAEPLLLGITQASLSTESFISAASFQETTKVLADAAINGKTDYLLGLKENVIMGRLIPAGTGLKRYQDIAVSSTDVEEEAASGKKTKSAKK; this is encoded by the coding sequence ATATATTTGTCCAATAACAGTTTGTCAAAAGACTTTTCAACGATCACGATCGGTATCTCATCGCCGGATGCGATTTTGAGCCGTTCGTACGGAGAAGTCACCAAAGCGGAAACTATCAATTACCGCTCATTCAAGCCGGAAAAAGACGGTTTGTTTTGTGAGAAAATTTTCGGTCCCGTAAAGGATTGGGAATGCCACTGCGGTAAATACAAACGTATTCGCTACAAAGGCATCATCTGCGACCGTTGCGGCGTGGAAGTGACGCTCAAAGCCGTTCGTCGCGAACGCATGGGTCATATTTCGCTGGCCGTACCCGTCGTACACATTTGGTTTTTCAAATCCCTGCCGAGCAAGATCGGTTCGCTTCTTGGTCTGAGCATCAAGCAGCTTGAAAAAATCATTTATTACGAAAACTATATCGTCGTACAGCCCGGCAAAAGCGGTCTCAAGTACAAAGATATTATCCCTGAAGAAGAGCTGTATCGTGTCAAAGAAGAGCTCGGATTGGATAATGAAAATCTGCCGAACACCGATCCCAATAAGTTTATTGCGTTAATCGGCGGGGAAGCCGTTAAAGAATTGCTCAAGCGCGTTGATGTCGAGCAGATCTGTATTGATTTGCGTAAAGTGTTGCGCGATCCTTCGACTTCCATTCAAAAACGTTCCGATGCCTTGCGTCAGCTTCGTGTGGCCGATGCATTTCGCCTGAGCGAAGGCGCGATCGAAAACCGCCCTGAGTGGATGGTGCTCGATGTTGTGCCGGTCATTCCTCCCGAATTGCGTCCGCTCGTACCGCTTGAAGGCGGACGTTTTGCGACGAGCGATCTGAATGACTTATATCGTCGTGTCATCATACGTAATAACCGTTTGCGCAAATTGATTGAAATCCGCGCTCCTGAGGTGATTTTGCGTAATGAAAAACGCATGCTTCAGGAATCGGTTGATTCGCTTTTTGATAACAGCCGTAAGACCGCGGCAGTACGTAGCGACAGCAATCGTCCGTTGAAATCCTTGTCGGACATGCTCAAAGGAAAACAAGGCCGTTTCCGTCAAAACTTGCTCGGAAAACGCGTTGATTATTCCGGTCGTTCCGTGATCGTCGTCGGACCTGAACTCAAACTTCATGAGTGCGGTTTACCCAAAGAGATGGCCGTTGAATTATTCAAGCCATTCATTATTCGTAAACTGGTCGAACGCGGTTATGTAAAAACCGTCAAGTCAGCCAAACGCATGGTAGATAAGCATGGCGCGGAAGTATGGGAGATATTGGAAAAGATCGTTTCCGATCACCCTGTAATGCTTAACCGTGCTCCTACGTTGCACCGCCTTGGTATTCAAGCGTTTCAACCGGTGCTCGTCGAAGGCCGTGCGATCCAAGTGCACCCTCTGGTTTGCGCCGCATTTAACGCAGACTTTGACGGCGATCAGATGGCCGTTCACATTCCGCTGTCGTACGAAGCGCAAATCGAAGCGCGTATGTTGATGCTCTCGAGCCACAATATTATTCAGCCCTCCAGCGGTCGCCCGATAGCAATTCCTTCGCAGGATATTGTTTTGGGTAACTATTATCTGACTAAAGCGAAGCCCGGCGCACGCGGAGAAGGGATGCGTTTCTCATCCATTGCCGAAGTTCGTCAGGCATTTGATAACGGCGTTGCCGAATTGCATGCCAAAATCAAATTGCGTTATATCAAAGGTGAAGGCAAAACGGCTACGGTGGCGTACATTGATACGACGGTGGGTCGCTCTCTTTTCAATGAAATCATTCCCAAAGAAATGGGATTTGTCAATGAATTGATGACAAAAAAGAAAATCGAAGAAACCGTTTCCCGCATGCATCGCGCTGCAGGAAATCTTAAGACCGTTGAATTTCTTGATAACCTCAAGATGCTTGGTTTTATGACGGCAACGCGTGCCGGTGTGTCCATCGGTATTGAGGACGTATTGACGCCTCCGAATAAAGAAGGCGTACTCAAACAAGCCTCATCGCAAGTCGAAAAAGTTCAAAAAACATACCGTATGGGTCTCATGACCGATGGTGAGCGTTACAATAAAATTATCGACATCTGGACTCACGCATCCAATGATGTGGCGGCTTCGATGTATGAAAGCACACAAACCGATCGCGGCGGTTTTAATCCTATCTTCATGATGATGGATTCCGGCGCTCGCGGTTCGCGTGATCAGATCAAGCAGCTCGGCGGTATGCGCGGACTTATGTCCAAACCGCAAAAGAGTATGACGGGTCAGGTCGGTGAAATCATCGAAAACCCGATCACGGCCAGCTTCAAAGAAGGTTTGTCGGTATGGGAGTACTTTATTTCAACGCACGGTGCCCGTAAAGGTCTTGCTGACACCGCTTTGAAAACAGCTGACGCCGGTTATTTGACTCGTCGTCTTGTGGACGTTGCTCAGGACGTGATCATAACTGAAGACGATTGCGGTACGATCCTCGGCGTTAAAACGATGGCTATCAAAGAAGGCGAAGAAATCAAAGAGTCACTCGGTGAACGCTGCCTCGGCCGTGTAGCTGCGGATGACGTGATAGATCCTTCGACAGGTAAAGTGGCTATCGAAGCCGGTGAACTTATCGATGAAGCCAAAGCTGAAATGCTGAATAACTCAGCCATCGAAATGGTTGAAATTCGTTCTGTACTTACTTGCGAATCCAAACGCGGAGTATGTGCTAAGTGTTACGGACGTAATCTTGCAACCGGTAACGTTGTAAATATGGGCGAAGCCGTCGGTGTTATGGCTGCCCAGTCCATCGGTGAACCGGGTACACAGCTTACTCTGCGTACATTCCACATCGGCGGTGTGGCTGCACGCGTCGGTGAATTACCGCAAGCGCTTTCCAAGTCGGACGGCAAAGTTGTTTTCGCGCCGGGTATGAAAATGCTCGAACGTCAAACCGATGGTATCGTGATTTCACTAAGCCGCAACGGACGTATTGAACTTCTTGATGAAGATCGTTTGGTATACGCATACAAAGTTCCCTACGGTGCGGAATTGAGCGTACATGACGGCCAAAAAGTCAAAAAAGACGATCTTATTATGACATGGGATCCGTACAATACGCCGATTATTTCCGAACATGATGGTATCGTTCATTATGAAGGATTGAAAGAAGGCGTGACATGCCGTGAAGAAGCCGATGAAGCTACCGGTATGAAGCACCTTGTGGTTATCGAATCCCGCGATAAAAAGATGACTCCGAGCGTCGTGATCAAAAAAGGACGCGAAGTTCTGGAAACCCACATTTTACCGACCCGCGCGTACCTCGTTATCAAAGATGGGGAAGAAGTGCATGCCGGTGAAGCGGTAGCCAAAATCCCGCGTGAAATGGCGAAAACCAAAGATATTACCGGCGGTCTCCCGCGCGTACAGGAACTCTTTGAGGCACGTCGTCCCAAAGATTCGTCTGCCGTGGCTGAAATTGACGGTACGGTCAAAATCGGAAAAATATCCCGCGGTTACCGCGAAATTATGATCGAAGGAAAAGACGGCGAAAGCAAGTCTTACAAAATTCCTTTCGGTAAGCATCTTATCGTACACGAAGGCGATTACGTGATCGCCGGCGAACAAATGTCCGATGGGTCTGTCGCGCCGCATGATATTTTGCGTATCAAAGGCCCTGCCGAAGTACAGCGCTACTTGGTCAATGAAATTCAGGAAGTGTACCGTACTCAAGGTGTGAAGATCAACGATAAACATATCGAGGTGATCGTACGCCAGATGTTGCAACGCGTTCGTATTCAGGATCCAGGCGATACGTATTTCCTCCAGGATGATCAGGTTGACCGTCTTCGTTTTAATGAGGAGAATCAAGGTATCCGCGATAAAGTCGTGGTTTCTGACAAAGGCGATTCCAACCTCAAAGAAGGACAACTTATCAGTCGAATCGAGATCGAAAAGATCTGCAAAAAACTGGAGAAAAAACGTCCGCCTCAGTATCGCGAAGCGCAGCCTGCGACGGCCGAACCGTTATTGCTTGGAATCACCCAAGCTTCGCTCAGCACCGAAAGCTTTATTTCGGCAGCTTCCTTCCAGGAAACTACCAAAGTGCTTGCGGATGCAGCGATCAACGGTAAAACCGATTATCTGCTCGGTCTCAAAGAAAACGTGATCATGGGCCGATTAATCCCTGCCGGAACCGGTCTTAAGCGTTACCAAGATATTGCTGTTTCTTCAACCGATGTCGAAGAAGAAGCGGCAAGCGGAAAGAAAACTAAGTCCGCAAAAAAATAG